The Aquila chrysaetos chrysaetos chromosome 6, bAquChr1.4, whole genome shotgun sequence genome window below encodes:
- the CAMTA1 gene encoding calmodulin-binding transcription activator 1 isoform X9: MRPSTASNNQFRMSILERLEQMERRMAEMTGSQQHKQGVGGGSNGSGNGGTQVQCVSGTGTLGSCFESRVVVVCEKMMSRACWAKSKHLIHSKTFRGMTLLHLAAAQGYATLIQTLIKWRTKHADSIDLELEVDPLNVDHFSCTPLMWACALGHMDAAVVLYKWDRRAISIPDSLGRLPLAIARSRGHVKLAECLEQLQRDEQTQLGQNPRIQCPSSTDSNTENWVSQWHSELIAPQEPQKGVTVISSTNTELRRPRSEPSSYYSSETQKDYPAPKKHKLSPEYFQARQEKLLSTALSLEQPSIRKQNSSSKQSATETISPSEGIRDYGRELSQHIPEVTGYRGSGSQAGIKWNPKDIYIGVSAVQVAGSQKGAALGKDTVAHRLRQREQMNVLMMADREMVDAELLSYRDNAGDEDCLHHMDDLQVNMMTLAEHIIEATPDRIKRENFVPMESPLVERTDSAAMSTTMSWLASYLADVDHLPSAAQIRSLYSEPLTPSSNTSLSPAGSPISEIAFEKPSLPSAADWSEFLSASTSEKVENEFAQLTLSDHEQRELYEAAKLVQTVFRKYKGRPLREQQEVAAAVIQRCYRKYKQLTWIALKYALYKKMTQAAILIQSKFRSYYEQKKFQQSRRAAMLIQQYYRSYKECGKRRQNRRAATIVQQKLRSSLLTKKQDQAARKIMRFLRRCRHSPLVDHRLYKRGLNVFGAQMWVLSRRPRALGCHSYWAFLSFLFCCPNEISGKRQELSFPKCPTGHFSSQSNRVKELKKAKELEDTQQHPVAM, encoded by the exons ATGCGACCAAGTACTGCTTCCA ATAACCAGTTCAGGATGTCAATATTGGAGCGACTTGAGCAGATGGAGAGGAGAATGGCTGAAATGACAGGCTCCCAGCAGCACAAACAAGGAGTAGGAGGCGGGAGCAATGGGAGTGGGAATGGAGGAACTCAGGTGCAG TGCGTTTCTGGGACTGGGACACTGGGCAGCTGCTTTGAGAGCCGCGTGGTGGTGGTGTGCGAGAAGATGATGAGTCGTGCTTGCTGGGCAAAGTCCAAACACTTGATCCATTCAAAGACTTTCCGAGGAATGACACTGCTCCACCTAGCCGCTGCCCAGGGCTATGCTACACTGATCCAGACCCTCATCAAATGGCG CACCAAACATGCAGACAGCATCGATCTGGAGCTGGAAGTTGACCCTTTGAATGTGGATCATTTCTCCTGCACTCCTCTG atgtggGCATGCGCTCTGGGCCACATGGATGCAGCCGTTGTGCTGTACAAGTGGGACCGCCGAGCCATCTCTATTCCTGACTCCCTTGGGAGATTGCCACTGGCCATCGCCCGGTCTCGGGGCCACGTGAAGTTGGCGGAGTGCTTGGAGCAGCTACAGCGAGATGAGCAAACTCAGCTTGGGCAAAACCCCAGGATTCAGTGCCCCTCGAGCACAGACTCCAACACAGAGAACTGGGTGTCCCAGTGGCACAGTGAGCTTATTGCCCCTCAGGAGCCTCAGAAGGGAGTCACTGTGATTTCCAGTACAAACACAG AGCTGAGACGACCAAGATCAGAACCTTCCAGTTACTACAGTAGTGAGACTCAGAAAGATTACCCTGCACCCAAAAAACATAAGCTGAGCCCTGAATATTTTCAAGCCCGGCAAGAGAAGCTGCTTTCCACTGCACTCAGCCTGGAACAGCCGAGCATCAGGAAGCAGAACTCCAGCTCCAAGCAATCCGCCACTGAGACAATCAGCCCCAGTGAAGGGATAAGGGACTATGGCCGGGAGCTCTCCCAGCACATCCCAGAAGTTACTGGGTACCGGGGTTCTGGCAGCCAAGCAGGCATCAAATGGAACCCAAAAGACATTTATATTGGTGTGTCTGCAGTGCAGGTGGCAGGGAGCCAGAAGGGGGCTGCGCTGGGGAAGGACACTGTAGCCCATCGGCTACGCCAGCGAGAGCAGATGAACGTGCTGATGATGGCTGACAGGGAGATGGTGGATGCAGAGCTCTTGTCCTATAGGGACAATGCAGGGGATGAGGACTGCTTACACCACATGGATGACTTGCAG gtGAACATGATGACACTTGCGGAGCACATTATCGAAGCTACGCCTGACAGGATCAAGCGGGAGAATTTTGTGCCAATGGAGTCACCGCTGGTGGAGAGAACGGACAGTGCTGCCATGAGCACCACAATGAGCTGGCTGGCCAGTTACCTTGCTGATGTCGATCATCTGCCGAGTGCTGCACAGATAAG AAGTCTGTATAGTGAACCCCTGACCCCTTCTTCGAACACCAGCTTGAGCCCAGCAGGCTCACCAATCAGTGAAATAGCTTTTGAGAAACCCAGCCTTCCCTCGGCAGCAGATTGGTCTGAATTTCTGAGTGCATCCACCAGCGAGAAGGTAGAAAATGAGTTTGCACAGTTAACTCTGTCTGATCATGAGCAGAGAGAACTCTATGAAGCTGCCAAACTCGTCCAGACAGTGTTCAGGAAATACAAG GGTCGTCCTCTCCGGGAACAGCaagaggtggctgctgctgttattcAGCGTTGCTACCGAAAATACAAACAG CTTACTTGGATAGCCTTGAAG TATGCACTTTATAAAAAGATGACGCAAGCTGCCATTCTTATCCAGAGCAAATTCCGAAGTtattatgagcagaaaaaattCCAGCAGAGCCGACGAGCTGCGATGCTGATCCAGCAGTACTATCGCAGCTACAAAGAATGTGGGAAGAGGAGGCAAAACCGTCGGGCAGCCACCATTGTACAACAGAAACTCAG aaGCAGTCTGCTTACCAAGAAGCAGGATCAAGCTGCTCGCAAGATAATGCGGTTTTTACGACGCTGCCGCCACAG CCCACTGGTGGACCATAGGCTGTACAAAAGG GGGCTGAATGTATTTGGAGCTCAAATGTGGGTGTTAAGTCGCAGACCGCGTGCTCTGGGGTGTCATTCTTATTGggcctttctgtcttttttgttttgctgcccAAATGAGATATCTGGAAAAAGGCAAGAGCTCTCTTTTCCTAAATGTCCCACAGGCCATTTCAGCTCTCAGAGCAACAG
- the CAMTA1 gene encoding calmodulin-binding transcription activator 1 isoform X10, whose protein sequence is MSILERLEQMERRMAEMTGSQQHKQGVGGGSNGSGNGGTQVQCVSGTGTLGSCFESRVVVVCEKMMSRACWAKSKHLIHSKTFRGMTLLHLAAAQGYATLIQTLIKWRTKHADSIDLELEVDPLNVDHFSCTPLMWACALGHMDAAVVLYKWDRRAISIPDSLGRLPLAIARSRGHVKLAECLEQLQRDEQTQLGQNPRIQCPSSTDSNTENWVSQWHSELIAPQEPQKGVTVISSTNTELRRPRSEPSSYYSSETQKDYPAPKKHKLSPEYFQARQEKLLSTALSLEQPSIRKQNSSSKQSATETISPSEGIRDYGRELSQHIPEVTGYRGSGSQAGIKWNPKDIYIGVSAVQVAGSQKGAALGKDTVAHRLRQREQMNVLMMADREMVDAELLSYRDNAGDEDCLHHMDDLQVNMMTLAEHIIEATPDRIKRENFVPMESPLVERTDSAAMSTTMSWLASYLADVDHLPSAAQIRSLYSEPLTPSSNTSLSPAGSPISEIAFEKPSLPSAADWSEFLSASTSEKVENEFAQLTLSDHEQRELYEAAKLVQTVFRKYKGRPLREQQEVAAAVIQRCYRKYKQLTWIALKYALYKKMTQAAILIQSKFRSYYEQKKFQQSRRAAMLIQQYYRSYKECGKRRQNRRAATIVQQKLRSSLLTKKQDQAARKIMRFLRRCRHSPLVDHRLYKRGLNVFGAQMWVLSRRPRALGCHSYWAFLSFLFCCPNEISGKRQELSFPKCPTGHFSSQSNRVKELKKAKELEDTQQHPVAM, encoded by the exons ATGTCAATATTGGAGCGACTTGAGCAGATGGAGAGGAGAATGGCTGAAATGACAGGCTCCCAGCAGCACAAACAAGGAGTAGGAGGCGGGAGCAATGGGAGTGGGAATGGAGGAACTCAGGTGCAG TGCGTTTCTGGGACTGGGACACTGGGCAGCTGCTTTGAGAGCCGCGTGGTGGTGGTGTGCGAGAAGATGATGAGTCGTGCTTGCTGGGCAAAGTCCAAACACTTGATCCATTCAAAGACTTTCCGAGGAATGACACTGCTCCACCTAGCCGCTGCCCAGGGCTATGCTACACTGATCCAGACCCTCATCAAATGGCG CACCAAACATGCAGACAGCATCGATCTGGAGCTGGAAGTTGACCCTTTGAATGTGGATCATTTCTCCTGCACTCCTCTG atgtggGCATGCGCTCTGGGCCACATGGATGCAGCCGTTGTGCTGTACAAGTGGGACCGCCGAGCCATCTCTATTCCTGACTCCCTTGGGAGATTGCCACTGGCCATCGCCCGGTCTCGGGGCCACGTGAAGTTGGCGGAGTGCTTGGAGCAGCTACAGCGAGATGAGCAAACTCAGCTTGGGCAAAACCCCAGGATTCAGTGCCCCTCGAGCACAGACTCCAACACAGAGAACTGGGTGTCCCAGTGGCACAGTGAGCTTATTGCCCCTCAGGAGCCTCAGAAGGGAGTCACTGTGATTTCCAGTACAAACACAG AGCTGAGACGACCAAGATCAGAACCTTCCAGTTACTACAGTAGTGAGACTCAGAAAGATTACCCTGCACCCAAAAAACATAAGCTGAGCCCTGAATATTTTCAAGCCCGGCAAGAGAAGCTGCTTTCCACTGCACTCAGCCTGGAACAGCCGAGCATCAGGAAGCAGAACTCCAGCTCCAAGCAATCCGCCACTGAGACAATCAGCCCCAGTGAAGGGATAAGGGACTATGGCCGGGAGCTCTCCCAGCACATCCCAGAAGTTACTGGGTACCGGGGTTCTGGCAGCCAAGCAGGCATCAAATGGAACCCAAAAGACATTTATATTGGTGTGTCTGCAGTGCAGGTGGCAGGGAGCCAGAAGGGGGCTGCGCTGGGGAAGGACACTGTAGCCCATCGGCTACGCCAGCGAGAGCAGATGAACGTGCTGATGATGGCTGACAGGGAGATGGTGGATGCAGAGCTCTTGTCCTATAGGGACAATGCAGGGGATGAGGACTGCTTACACCACATGGATGACTTGCAG gtGAACATGATGACACTTGCGGAGCACATTATCGAAGCTACGCCTGACAGGATCAAGCGGGAGAATTTTGTGCCAATGGAGTCACCGCTGGTGGAGAGAACGGACAGTGCTGCCATGAGCACCACAATGAGCTGGCTGGCCAGTTACCTTGCTGATGTCGATCATCTGCCGAGTGCTGCACAGATAAG AAGTCTGTATAGTGAACCCCTGACCCCTTCTTCGAACACCAGCTTGAGCCCAGCAGGCTCACCAATCAGTGAAATAGCTTTTGAGAAACCCAGCCTTCCCTCGGCAGCAGATTGGTCTGAATTTCTGAGTGCATCCACCAGCGAGAAGGTAGAAAATGAGTTTGCACAGTTAACTCTGTCTGATCATGAGCAGAGAGAACTCTATGAAGCTGCCAAACTCGTCCAGACAGTGTTCAGGAAATACAAG GGTCGTCCTCTCCGGGAACAGCaagaggtggctgctgctgttattcAGCGTTGCTACCGAAAATACAAACAG CTTACTTGGATAGCCTTGAAG TATGCACTTTATAAAAAGATGACGCAAGCTGCCATTCTTATCCAGAGCAAATTCCGAAGTtattatgagcagaaaaaattCCAGCAGAGCCGACGAGCTGCGATGCTGATCCAGCAGTACTATCGCAGCTACAAAGAATGTGGGAAGAGGAGGCAAAACCGTCGGGCAGCCACCATTGTACAACAGAAACTCAG aaGCAGTCTGCTTACCAAGAAGCAGGATCAAGCTGCTCGCAAGATAATGCGGTTTTTACGACGCTGCCGCCACAG CCCACTGGTGGACCATAGGCTGTACAAAAGG GGGCTGAATGTATTTGGAGCTCAAATGTGGGTGTTAAGTCGCAGACCGCGTGCTCTGGGGTGTCATTCTTATTGggcctttctgtcttttttgttttgctgcccAAATGAGATATCTGGAAAAAGGCAAGAGCTCTCTTTTCCTAAATGTCCCACAGGCCATTTCAGCTCTCAGAGCAACAG